In the Deferribacter desulfuricans SSM1 genome, ATATGTCAATAAAATCACCAACTGAGATATTGAAACCACCTAAATTATAAATATCGAAAGTCTTTTCAGTTTTTATCCCTGTTTCTAATCCATATATTAAATCATCATAATAAATAATATTAATCTGTGATTTTATAGAGATAGGTAGATTAATAGGTTCATTTATAGCAAGCTTTGATAAAATGTGTGTAGGTATATTGTTATGTTTGCAGCCCGGTCCAAAATAACTTGAAGCTCTAAATACTGTTACAGGCAACCCATAATTTAAACTCATTGTTTTTAATATCATTTCATTGGAAGCGTGTAAGCTCCCTTTTAAATTTTCTGGGTTGAGACAATCTTGCTCTGAAAAATTTTTATCTTTATTTCCATAAACATCTGCTGAGCTTATATATATGATTTTTTTATCTTTTAGATTATTCCAGGATTTTATAGCTTGTGTAGCAATTGATATACATGTTTTTAAGTTGTCTGTTAGATTATGACTTTTATTACTAAATAGATCCAAATTGCTATCAAATGCAAAAGCATAAATAATATCAATTTTGCCTGATAGATAGGTGGAGAAGAACCCTTTTTTTTCATTTAAAATAGACTCTAAAAAGTGAATATCGGTTATATCCTTTTTTAAATAGTTTATATTACTGTAGTTTTCTAAAACTTTCTTATTAGAAATATATTTTTTATCAGATTCATTATCAACAGCCAAGATGTTGTACATTGGAAAATTGTTAGCTAAAAAAACTGATAAGTGACAACCTAAATAACCAAGAGCGCCACTTATTAATATGTTTTTCACTTTTTGTAAATCTCCCTGCTTGTATTTCCTAGCCCTTTTAACCCTATGATAATGTAAAATATGTTTTCATATTTGTCACTAATATTTGAGTTACTTATATCTGTTATAGATTTTCTGGTGTATTTAACCCCTATTGACCAACAATCTTTATTGTATATTAATGTGGTAACCATTTCGTTTGTTGATAATGAATTATTAAAATATTTTAATTTACTATTAATTCCTGATTTTTTGAGAGAAAATGAAAGGTCAATTTTTTTTGTTGAATAACCAATGGTATTAGTCCATGAAGTATTTTCTTCAGTGGTTATATTTTTGTCAAATATATACTCAATGCTTAAGTAAAATTTGTTTATTGTTAATTTAATCTGGTCTTTATTATAAAAAGGTTCTTTTTCATAATAATCAAAATCGGCTTTTTTATAATAAGAAAAAGTTTGTTCGATAGATTTTTTGTATTTATAATCTAAAAGATAAGTTAATGGTTCGAATCTGCTATCAGTTTTGGCCAAATTGTATTTTTGAGAAAATTCAAGTTTCAAAGACCAGCTTGCAGCCTTAAAATAATTTGTTTGTGTATATTTATAGTAGTTTTCTTCTGATATTCTATCATATTCTATTAAATCTGGTGTTGCAGTTTGATCTAAGTAAGGTGTTTGACTAAATTCGAAACTGTTGTATATGGAGTGTTTAAAATTTTTGTAATTTTTATATATTTCGTTTAATTCCAATTTAAGAGAAATGTTGTAAAAGTTTCTGTTTATCGAATCGCTGTTTGCAGATAGTTTTAAGAGAGAGTTTTCATTATCATCGATATCTGAAAATTGATAATTAAAATCATGCCATCTTGTAAAATATTGCGTATAGCTTGGTGTGAATGTAGCAATTTTTATATTTATAGGTTTATATAGTTTTATTTTTAGATGTTCTCTTTTGTATTGCTTTATTGATTGATAATAATTATTTTGGATTGTGTTGATGAAAGATGTATATCTGATATCATTATAGTCAAAGTAATAGTCAATTTTCAGAAGGTTTAAGTTTAAACTGTTTTTTTCGAAAATTATTTGTGGCTTGCGGTAGATATGTTCTTTTTGGTAGCCGTCAGTAATATCATAAAATTGCATATCATCTCTTAAAATAAAAGATATATTTGAGTATTTGGTGTTATAAACCAGTCTTGCATCAGCTTTAAATTTGTTATCATCATTTTGTTGTATGAAATTATTTAATGAGTACTCTTGAAAGTCGTTTAAGTATTCAAAATCGCTTACGTAATCTATATTAGCTTTCAAATTTAAGTTATCAAATATATTTTTGTTTATTTCTGTGAATATTCTCCAACGTTCATCTTTTATGAACTGAATGTCCTTGTCTTTTAAATAATCAGCATAAATATAAACATTTTCATCCAATGATGGTTTATATCTAAATTCTAAATTATACTGAAACCCTTTTTGAGCAAAATAGTTGATTCCAGCTGTTAAATCTTTATCAACATCAATGTTTAAAAAGTATTTAGGTGTAATAAAAAAACCTTTGTTTGAACTATAACCAATATCTGGGACTAAGAATCCTGATTCCCTCTTCTCTTTGATTGGCCATAGAAAATAAGGGATATAAAGAATAGGTATATCTTTTATATTTGCAAAAGCAGATTTACTATAAAAATACTCACCATAATCTATTCTTGCGTGTTTACTTGTAAAAGACCAGTCAGGGTTATCCCCTTTACAGGTTGTTAATTTAGCATTTTTTAAGATAAAACTTTTTTCAGCAATTTTGTTTATCTCTTTTGCTGAAAAATAGTGGTAAGGCGCATAAAACCCTTTAGCTTCTTTTATTATGCCAGTTTGATTATCTAGATAAATTTTTAAATATTTAGCATTTAAATAGTTTTCATTACTGTCTGTGAAAGTAATATTATCAAAAGCTTCGACTAAGTTAGAGTTTTTATAATATATTATTTTGTCAGCAGTCAGTGTAACCCCTTTATAAAGAAGGATAACATCACCTTTAGCTATTGTTGTGTTTTTATCCTGATTGGTTACAGATTTTGCTTCAAGTATTACATTTTCCTGTGCAAAAGCAATGTATGAAAAAGTTAAAAAAAGTACTAAAAAAAATATGTTATACTTCTTTAACAATGTCTTTTATCTCCTGGCAAAAGAATAACGAACCGCAAACAAGTATATCATTATTTTTTGATAACTCAATAGCTTTTCTGAGTGCATCTTTCTTGTTTTTGATTTTAAAGAGGTTTTTGTGCTCGATTCTTACTTCATTGATAACAAGAGTTCTTTCGTTGTTCATTTCGGTTACAATTACGATGTTTTTTTTATTTACCATGTAATTAATGATTTTAGTAAAATTTCTATCCTTTGTGCATGAATATAGGATTGTTATTTTCTCTTTAAAATTTTTTAAAAGCTCCACAATACCGTTAAAATTGTGGGCTCCATCAAAAATAAAATTTTTATATTTCTCAAATCTACAATTTGGTAATGAAATACTCGAGATATCATATTTTAGGTTTAGATAGTTTACTATTAAACAGACTAAAGAAATATTTTTATAATAGGGGTTAGGAAAATATTTTTTATATAAGTTATATGTATTTTCGTCTGGTGTGATAATATCTATTGTTGGAAAGTTATTTTTTATCAAATCTAAAATTTTAGAGTTGTTATGCCCTAAAAAAACTTTTTCATTGTTCTTTATTATTGCTATTTTTTCATTAGCAATATCTTCTAGCCTGCTTCCTAAAAACTGTTCATGATCTAGAGCGATTGTGGTGATTACAGGTATTTTATTATTTAAAATGTTGGTTGCATCAAATTTACCACCCATACCTGTTTCAATAATTGAAAAATCTGGCGATAATTCAGAAAAATATATAAGTGCTATCAATGTTAAAGCTTCAAAGTATGTGAGATTGTATTTCTTTATAAAGCTTAATAAATCATAAAAATAGTTGTTAAAAGTATCTATATCTATTTGTTTAGAATTATATATGATTCTTTCAGTTATATTTTTAAGGTGTGGTGAGGTGTATAAGGCAACATTGTATCCGTTATTTATTAAAATTTGATATAGAGTATGAGCTGTTGTCCCTTTTCCATTTGTTCCTGCTATATGAATTATTGTACCTAACTTTTTTTCATTAAAGCCTAAATCTCTAAGGGCAAAATTTATCCTATTAAGAGTTAAATCAATAGATTTATATTCTGAAATATTTTGAAAAAACTTTTCAAATGCTGTTATCAGCCAAAATACTCCAACAATTTGGATATAGTGTTTTTCCAGTCTTTTCTATGTAATACCATATCCACCATTCCATGTTCAAGTAGAAATTCTGACCTTTGAAACCCTTCGGGTAGTTTTTGTCTTATTGTCTGTTCGATAACTCTTGGACCGGCAAAGCCTATCAAAGCTTTTGGCTCAGCAATAATTACATCACCTAGCATTGCATAACTTGCTGTTACACCACCTGTTGTTGGGTCGGTTAAAATTGAGATATGAGCAAGTCCGGCTTTCTCCAACTTTTTTAAAGCTGCAGAAGTTTTAGCCATCTGCATAAGTGATAAGATACTTTCCTGCATTCTTGCTCCACCTGAGCAACTGATAGTGATAACGTGATTTTTGTTGACAATAGCTGATTCTATTAATCTGGTAATTTTTTCTCCCACGACACTACCCATTGAGCCGCCTAAAAAGTAAAATTCCATTGCGCCAATATGCACACTTTTTTTGTTTATAGTAGCAATACCGCTTATAAAAGCTTCATTGATACCAGTTTTTTTAATTGCTGATTTTAGTCTATCGGGATATCTTTTTGTATCTTTAAATTTTAACGGGTCTTTTGATATTAGATTTTTATCTATTTCTACGAAGGAACCTTCATCAATAATAATTTTTATTTTATCCATTGCACTAATTCTAAAATGGTAGTCACAGTTTGGACATGTATGAAAGTTTCTTTCTATCTCTTTTTTATAGTTTATTTCACCGCATTCAGGGCATTTTAGCCAAATGTTTTCTTTTATATCTTTTTTACTACCAAGTGTTTTTACTTTTTTTATCTTATCAAAAAG is a window encoding:
- a CDS encoding NAD-dependent epimerase/dehydratase family protein, which gives rise to MKNILISGALGYLGCHLSVFLANNFPMYNILAVDNESDKKYISNKKVLENYSNINYLKKDITDIHFLESILNEKKGFFSTYLSGKIDIIYAFAFDSNLDLFSNKSHNLTDNLKTCISIATQAIKSWNNLKDKKIIYISSADVYGNKDKNFSEQDCLNPENLKGSLHASNEMILKTMSLNYGLPVTVFRASSYFGPGCKHNNIPTHILSKLAINEPINLPISIKSQINIIYYDDLIYGLETGIKTEKTFDIYNLGGFNISVGDFIDISKQILQKRFGLNYNQKIDYPIDKILYSTISLDKVYNDLGWKNYTELEDSIEKTIAYYISNDS
- a CDS encoding LPS-assembly protein LptD, which produces MLKKYNIFFLVLFLTFSYIAFAQENVILEAKSVTNQDKNTTIAKGDVILLYKGVTLTADKIIYYKNSNLVEAFDNITFTDSNENYLNAKYLKIYLDNQTGIIKEAKGFYAPYHYFSAKEINKIAEKSFILKNAKLTTCKGDNPDWSFTSKHARIDYGEYFYSKSAFANIKDIPILYIPYFLWPIKEKRESGFLVPDIGYSSNKGFFITPKYFLNIDVDKDLTAGINYFAQKGFQYNLEFRYKPSLDENVYIYADYLKDKDIQFIKDERWRIFTEINKNIFDNLNLKANIDYVSDFEYLNDFQEYSLNNFIQQNDDNKFKADARLVYNTKYSNISFILRDDMQFYDITDGYQKEHIYRKPQIIFEKNSLNLNLLKIDYYFDYNDIRYTSFINTIQNNYYQSIKQYKREHLKIKLYKPINIKIATFTPSYTQYFTRWHDFNYQFSDIDDNENSLLKLSANSDSINRNFYNISLKLELNEIYKNYKNFKHSIYNSFEFSQTPYLDQTATPDLIEYDRISEENYYKYTQTNYFKAASWSLKLEFSQKYNLAKTDSRFEPLTYLLDYKYKKSIEQTFSYYKKADFDYYEKEPFYNKDQIKLTINKFYLSIEYIFDKNITTEENTSWTNTIGYSTKKIDLSFSLKKSGINSKLKYFNNSLSTNEMVTTLIYNKDCWSIGVKYTRKSITDISNSNISDKYENIFYIIIGLKGLGNTSREIYKK
- a CDS encoding bifunctional folylpolyglutamate synthase/dihydrofolate synthase; protein product: MEKHYIQIVGVFWLITAFEKFFQNISEYKSIDLTLNRINFALRDLGFNEKKLGTIIHIAGTNGKGTTAHTLYQILINNGYNVALYTSPHLKNITERIIYNSKQIDIDTFNNYFYDLLSFIKKYNLTYFEALTLIALIYFSELSPDFSIIETGMGGKFDATNILNNKIPVITTIALDHEQFLGSRLEDIANEKIAIIKNNEKVFLGHNNSKILDLIKNNFPTIDIITPDENTYNLYKKYFPNPYYKNISLVCLIVNYLNLKYDISSISLPNCRFEKYKNFIFDGAHNFNGIVELLKNFKEKITILYSCTKDRNFTKIINYMVNKKNIVIVTEMNNERTLVINEVRIEHKNLFKIKNKKDALRKAIELSKNNDILVCGSLFFCQEIKDIVKEV
- the accD gene encoding acetyl-CoA carboxylase, carboxyltransferase subunit beta, whose translation is MGLKDFLFDKIKKVKTLGSKKDIKENIWLKCPECGEINYKKEIERNFHTCPNCDYHFRISAMDKIKIIIDEGSFVEIDKNLISKDPLKFKDTKRYPDRLKSAIKKTGINEAFISGIATINKKSVHIGAMEFYFLGGSMGSVVGEKITRLIESAIVNKNHVITISCSGGARMQESILSLMQMAKTSAALKKLEKAGLAHISILTDPTTGGVTASYAMLGDVIIAEPKALIGFAGPRVIEQTIRQKLPEGFQRSEFLLEHGMVDMVLHRKDWKNTISKLLEYFG